One Peterkaempfera bronchialis DNA window includes the following coding sequences:
- a CDS encoding helix-turn-helix domain-containing protein produces MSGGHRGDGAEGRRAGLVRGERQREYDPPAAGPIGRALATWRVRRGLSQRALSERAGLETSWVSAVETGREWVDRRRPLAALASALRLDVGELTGQPYSPLNAAHADLRAVAHRVRRALAADQPGPDNATGPRRELEEFVTLAEAAEAAGDEHGLALVVPTLIEDQAADLHSRGHAMAAGLLRRLGYRDLAWLLLHRAARAGGAETGAVRAEEVRLLLELGLPEDALVRAKQAEEAPLPLLKAFAHAMAGRPGRAASLLDAVAERARNGDEHAMVAAARVAVAVEAGDFGAAADCATAAEPQRLTPAARTALLVRLAATAARTGRTDEAAGHLEQAEATAPLRFLLDPFARELLAALPARITDTEIAGRLRETAQRAGIP; encoded by the coding sequence GTGTCCGGAGGTCATCGCGGGGACGGCGCCGAGGGGAGGCGAGCAGGCTTGGTGAGAGGTGAACGGCAACGGGAGTACGATCCCCCGGCTGCCGGACCGATCGGGAGGGCGCTGGCGACTTGGCGGGTACGCCGGGGGCTGAGCCAGCGGGCGTTGTCCGAACGAGCCGGGCTGGAGACCTCGTGGGTGTCGGCCGTCGAGACGGGTCGGGAGTGGGTCGACCGGCGCCGGCCCCTGGCCGCGTTGGCGTCCGCCCTCCGGCTGGATGTCGGTGAGTTGACCGGTCAGCCGTATTCGCCGCTGAATGCCGCGCACGCGGACCTACGGGCGGTCGCCCATCGAGTGAGACGGGCACTGGCTGCCGACCAGCCGGGCCCGGACAACGCCACCGGGCCACGGCGCGAGCTGGAGGAGTTCGTCACGCTGGCTGAGGCAGCCGAAGCCGCCGGTGACGAGCACGGTCTCGCCCTGGTCGTACCCACGCTGATCGAGGACCAGGCAGCTGACCTTCACTCGCGCGGGCATGCCATGGCGGCCGGCCTGCTGCGGCGGCTCGGCTACCGCGACCTGGCCTGGCTGCTGCTTCACCGGGCGGCGCGTGCCGGAGGGGCCGAGACCGGAGCGGTACGGGCAGAGGAGGTGCGCCTACTGCTTGAACTGGGCCTGCCGGAAGACGCCTTGGTCCGCGCGAAACAGGCCGAGGAAGCCCCACTGCCGTTGCTGAAGGCATTCGCTCATGCGATGGCTGGCCGCCCCGGGCGGGCCGCCTCTCTCCTGGATGCCGTGGCTGAGCGGGCTCGCAACGGCGATGAGCACGCCATGGTGGCTGCCGCTCGTGTAGCCGTGGCAGTGGAAGCCGGCGACTTCGGCGCGGCGGCCGATTGCGCCACGGCCGCCGAACCGCAGCGGCTGACGCCTGCTGCCCGTACAGCGCTGCTCGTCCGTCTCGCTGCGACGGCCGCCCGCACCGGTCGTACGGATGAAGCCGCCGGACATCTGGAGCAGGCCGAGGCGACCGCACCGTTGCGGTTCCTGCTCGACCCCTTCGCCCGGGAGTTGCTGGCAGCGCTGCCCGCCCGGATCACGGATACCGAGATCGCCGGACGGCTCAGGGAGACCGCTCAGAGGGCCGGGATCCCGTGA
- a CDS encoding (Fe-S)-binding protein: protein MQLAAIVISLVTSVIGIALAARAAAYIYKVVTVGQPDDTRTGNPAQRTKTVVKEFLGHTRMNRWGVVGVAHWFVAVGFFSLVLTLVNAFGQLFDAAWVLPVIGHWAPFEVFTELIGTLTTLGILVLMAIRLLSLPSRAGRKSRFAGSIAWQAFYVEYTILGIGLCIMVLRGLEGALAGVGSYQASYLISYPLVRAFGGLSHGTLANLVYLVAMLKICISFAWAITIGVNPSMGVAWHRFLAFFNIYFKREEDGDVALGELRPMTSGGKPIDFEDPADDAIFGVSQVEHFSWKGILDFSTCTECGRCQSQCPAWNTGKPLSPKLLIMNLREHAYAKAPYLLAGGGKDMEGVEQATAEQLANVPAAALAEAERPLVGTAEDGPGGLGGVIDPDVLWSCTTCGACVEQCPVDIEHIDHIVDMRRYQVMIESSFPTEAGTMLKNLENKGNPWGMATKARLAWVKELKKETGIEVPVIGEDIDPAEVEYLYWVGCAGALEDRAKKTTKAFAELLHTAGVSFAILGKEESCTGDSARRLGNEFLFQMLGAQNVETLNTALEDAPTKRIVATCPHCFNTIANEYPQLGGHFEVIHHTQLLQHLIDEGRLVPVNPVEGLITYHDPCYLGRHNKVYTPPREIIGKVPGLRNEEMHRHKERGFCCGAGGARMWMEERIGKRINTERVDEALSLDPDIVSTACPFCLVMLSDSVNGRKNEGAAKEHLRVVDVAQLLLDSVKALPEPEPAPEPEPTPTPTPAPAPALVGADGTKPAPPTAKPADAPPTAKPDAEAAKPAEPAAKAAEKPAEDSPES from the coding sequence ATGCAGCTCGCAGCGATCGTCATCTCGCTGGTCACCAGCGTGATCGGCATCGCGCTCGCCGCCCGCGCGGCCGCGTACATCTACAAGGTCGTCACGGTCGGACAGCCCGACGACACCCGTACCGGCAACCCGGCGCAGCGCACCAAGACCGTGGTCAAGGAGTTCCTCGGCCACACCCGGATGAACCGGTGGGGCGTCGTCGGCGTCGCGCACTGGTTTGTGGCCGTCGGCTTCTTCTCCCTGGTGCTCACCCTGGTGAACGCCTTCGGACAGCTCTTCGACGCCGCATGGGTCCTGCCCGTGATCGGCCACTGGGCACCGTTCGAGGTCTTCACCGAGCTGATCGGCACCCTCACCACCCTCGGCATCCTGGTGCTGATGGCGATCCGGCTGCTGAGCCTGCCCTCCCGGGCCGGCCGCAAGTCCCGCTTCGCTGGCTCCATCGCCTGGCAGGCCTTCTACGTCGAGTACACCATCCTCGGCATCGGCCTCTGCATCATGGTCCTGCGCGGTCTGGAGGGCGCGCTCGCCGGGGTGGGCTCCTACCAGGCGTCCTATCTGATCAGCTACCCGCTGGTGCGGGCCTTCGGCGGCCTCTCCCACGGCACGCTGGCCAACCTGGTCTACCTGGTCGCCATGCTGAAGATCTGCATCTCCTTCGCATGGGCGATCACCATCGGCGTCAACCCCTCGATGGGGGTGGCCTGGCACCGCTTCCTGGCGTTCTTCAACATCTACTTCAAGCGCGAGGAGGACGGCGACGTCGCCCTCGGCGAGCTGCGCCCGATGACCAGCGGCGGCAAGCCGATCGACTTCGAGGACCCCGCCGACGACGCGATCTTCGGCGTCTCCCAGGTGGAGCACTTCTCCTGGAAGGGCATCCTCGACTTCTCCACCTGCACCGAGTGCGGGCGCTGCCAGTCGCAGTGCCCCGCCTGGAACACCGGCAAGCCGCTCTCCCCCAAGCTGCTGATCATGAACCTGCGGGAGCACGCCTACGCCAAGGCCCCCTATCTGCTGGCCGGTGGCGGCAAGGACATGGAGGGCGTGGAGCAGGCCACCGCCGAGCAGCTGGCCAACGTCCCCGCCGCCGCCCTCGCCGAGGCCGAGCGCCCGCTGGTCGGCACCGCCGAGGACGGCCCGGGCGGTCTCGGCGGCGTCATCGACCCGGATGTGCTGTGGTCCTGCACCACCTGCGGCGCCTGTGTGGAGCAGTGCCCGGTGGACATCGAGCACATCGACCACATCGTCGACATGCGCCGCTACCAGGTGATGATCGAGTCCTCGTTCCCGACCGAGGCCGGGACGATGCTGAAGAACCTGGAGAACAAGGGCAACCCCTGGGGCATGGCCACCAAGGCCCGCCTGGCCTGGGTGAAGGAGCTGAAGAAGGAGACCGGCATCGAGGTCCCCGTCATCGGCGAGGACATCGACCCGGCCGAGGTCGAGTACCTGTACTGGGTGGGCTGCGCCGGTGCCCTGGAGGACCGCGCCAAGAAGACCACCAAGGCGTTCGCGGAGCTGCTGCACACCGCCGGCGTATCGTTCGCGATCCTCGGCAAGGAGGAGTCCTGCACCGGTGACTCCGCCCGCCGCCTGGGCAACGAGTTCCTCTTCCAGATGCTCGGCGCGCAGAACGTCGAGACCCTGAACACCGCGCTGGAGGACGCCCCGACCAAGCGGATCGTGGCCACCTGCCCACACTGCTTCAACACCATCGCCAATGAGTACCCGCAGCTGGGCGGCCACTTCGAGGTCATCCACCACACCCAGCTGCTCCAGCACCTCATCGACGAGGGCAGGCTCGTCCCGGTCAACCCGGTCGAGGGCCTGATCACCTACCACGACCCCTGCTACCTGGGCCGCCACAACAAGGTCTACACACCGCCCCGCGAGATCATCGGCAAGGTGCCCGGCCTGCGCAACGAGGAGATGCACCGCCACAAGGAGCGGGGCTTCTGCTGCGGCGCCGGCGGGGCGCGGATGTGGATGGAGGAGCGCATCGGCAAGCGGATCAACACCGAGCGCGTGGACGAGGCGCTCTCCCTCGACCCGGACATCGTCTCCACCGCCTGCCCGTTCTGCCTGGTGATGCTCTCCGACTCGGTCAACGGCAGGAAGAACGAGGGCGCGGCCAAGGAGCACCTGCGGGTGGTCGACGTCGCCCAGCTGCTGCTGGACTCGGTGAAGGCGCTGCCCGAGCCGGAGCCCGCTCCGGAGCCCGAGCCGACGCCGACGCCGACCCCGGCCCCGGCCCCGGCGCTGGTGGGCGCGGACGGCACCAAGCCCGCGCCTCCGACCGCCAAGCCCGCCGACGCGCCTCCGACCGCCAAGCCTGACGCCGAGGCCGCCAAGCCCGCCGAGCCCGCCGCCAAGGCAGCCGAGAAGCCCGCCGAGGACTCCCCCGAGTCCTGA
- a CDS encoding helix-turn-helix domain-containing protein encodes MSEDLPHHTGQRLRSARRQRGMSLRTLAGLSGLSIGFLSMVENGQRHLDRTGHITALADALRIAPTELTGRPFAPNDSATESAHEAVPAIRLALMGMHLGQPPDQAPPSGPAMALNARVAEANRLYHGCDYGTLARKLPTLLGELHVAVEHAPPSGRPELLRLLADAYHPACTMLLKYLGYPDLAFIAVTRAAEATAELDNPLRTALSGFFHAHVLMSAGSPDLALARAEQAADEVERHLGDPVAYALLGELHLIRAACLTQDVRRSGAHRTREVNEHLAEAATLADRTGETKAWHLNFGPTNVGIHYVSLNTDLGRYGHAVAASGGVRPPVLDAPGRAAAFHADLGRSLAHLRGRGPDAVTELLAAERTAPQRIHANPMVRETVSALVDRPLPSRTARELRALAHRMGVQS; translated from the coding sequence ATGAGTGAAGACCTGCCCCACCACACCGGGCAACGGCTGCGGTCGGCCCGGCGCCAACGCGGGATGTCGCTGCGCACATTGGCCGGCCTGTCCGGGCTGTCGATCGGCTTCCTGTCGATGGTCGAGAACGGCCAGCGGCACTTGGACCGTACGGGACACATCACCGCTTTGGCTGACGCGCTCCGGATCGCCCCGACAGAGCTGACCGGACGCCCATTCGCCCCGAACGATTCCGCCACCGAGTCCGCGCACGAGGCCGTTCCGGCGATCCGGCTGGCGCTGATGGGCATGCACCTGGGCCAGCCGCCGGACCAGGCGCCGCCGTCGGGCCCGGCCATGGCGCTCAACGCCCGCGTCGCGGAGGCCAATCGGCTCTACCACGGCTGCGATTACGGCACCCTCGCGCGCAAGCTGCCCACTCTGCTGGGCGAGTTGCACGTTGCGGTCGAGCATGCTCCTCCGTCCGGGCGGCCGGAGTTGCTGCGACTGCTCGCCGACGCCTACCACCCGGCGTGCACGATGCTGCTGAAGTACCTCGGCTATCCGGACCTGGCGTTCATCGCCGTCACGCGCGCCGCCGAGGCGACCGCTGAACTGGACAATCCGCTGCGTACCGCCCTCTCTGGCTTCTTCCACGCCCATGTGCTGATGTCCGCCGGCAGCCCCGACCTCGCCCTGGCCCGCGCGGAACAGGCCGCCGACGAGGTCGAACGCCACCTCGGGGACCCCGTGGCGTACGCGCTCCTGGGCGAGCTGCACCTGATCCGGGCGGCCTGCCTCACCCAGGATGTCCGCCGCTCCGGGGCCCATCGCACCCGCGAGGTCAACGAGCACCTGGCCGAGGCGGCGACCCTGGCCGACCGCACCGGCGAAACGAAGGCATGGCACCTGAATTTCGGGCCGACGAATGTCGGCATCCACTATGTGAGCCTGAACACCGACCTCGGCCGCTACGGGCACGCCGTTGCCGCCTCCGGCGGTGTGCGCCCGCCGGTCCTCGATGCTCCCGGGCGGGCAGCCGCCTTCCACGCCGACCTCGGACGCTCGCTGGCCCACCTGCGAGGGCGGGGTCCCGACGCGGTCACCGAGCTGTTGGCCGCCGAGCGGACCGCACCCCAACGCATCCACGCCAACCCGATGGTCCGTGAGACGGTCTCCGCCCTCGTGGACCGCCCACTGCCCTCCCGCACCGCCCGCGAACTGCGGGCACTGGCCCATCGGATGGGTGTCCAGAGCTGA
- a CDS encoding type II toxin-antitoxin system VapC family toxin, with protein sequence MLIVDTGPLVALLNRNDPDHQRCAELLESHDGELLITPYVLTEACYLVAKYVGPDAEINLVEAVAGGDLAQVEMDQEDLARMSELMRQYRGFPLGITDASVIALAEQCKATSVATLDHRHFRAVTPRHVPALTLLP encoded by the coding sequence ATGCTGATCGTTGACACAGGCCCGCTGGTCGCCCTCCTCAACCGCAACGACCCCGACCATCAGCGCTGCGCCGAGCTGCTGGAGTCGCACGACGGCGAACTGTTGATCACCCCGTACGTCCTCACCGAGGCATGCTACCTCGTGGCCAAGTACGTCGGCCCCGACGCCGAGATCAACCTCGTTGAGGCCGTGGCAGGCGGCGATCTGGCACAGGTCGAGATGGACCAGGAGGATCTGGCCCGGATGTCCGAGCTGATGCGTCAGTATCGAGGTTTTCCGCTGGGCATCACCGATGCATCCGTGATCGCACTGGCCGAACAGTGCAAGGCAACCAGCGTCGCCACTCTCGACCACCGCCACTTCCGGGCCGTCACGCCACGGCATGTCCCTGCGCTGACACTGCTGCCGTAG
- a CDS encoding Yip1 family protein has product MAGNGYDNGRGGTPQHGWGPAPQQYGGAPAAPPAGAFGSYRGAQPPGQDPRGGHPGPYTGHPTGEPEYFGDPRQGPAPADPYGPDAAHLPYDDHPGHTRAFTVPAPYGEPGEDHVTVYRAGGQVGPHAAGPRLHWRELLTGMYLNPSRTFDRMRDHQVWLPALTVSLVYGLLAVLGFGDTRSEILGSTFGVALTALVAAAIGFTLAGATLGAVTHALARQLGGDGQWQPTVGLSVLVAWTTDAPRLLFALFLPADGAFVQVLGWASWLLCAGLMTTMVRRVHDLPWGKAAGAAALQLIALLILIKLPTLS; this is encoded by the coding sequence GTGGCTGGCAACGGATACGACAACGGTCGCGGCGGCACCCCCCAGCACGGCTGGGGCCCCGCCCCGCAGCAGTACGGGGGCGCACCGGCCGCCCCGCCCGCAGGCGCCTTCGGCAGCTACCGGGGCGCACAGCCGCCCGGGCAGGACCCGCGCGGCGGCCACCCCGGCCCGTACACCGGCCACCCGACCGGCGAGCCCGAGTACTTCGGCGACCCCCGGCAGGGCCCCGCCCCCGCCGACCCGTACGGCCCGGACGCCGCGCACCTCCCGTACGACGACCACCCCGGCCACACCCGCGCCTTCACCGTCCCCGCCCCCTACGGCGAGCCTGGCGAGGACCATGTCACCGTCTACCGGGCCGGCGGCCAGGTCGGCCCGCACGCCGCCGGGCCTCGGCTGCACTGGCGGGAACTGCTCACCGGGATGTACCTCAACCCCTCGCGCACCTTCGACCGGATGCGCGACCACCAGGTGTGGCTGCCCGCCCTCACCGTCTCGCTGGTCTACGGCCTGCTCGCGGTCCTGGGCTTCGGCGACACCCGTAGCGAGATCCTGGGCTCCACCTTCGGCGTGGCGCTCACGGCGCTCGTCGCCGCCGCCATCGGCTTCACCCTGGCCGGTGCCACCCTCGGCGCTGTCACCCACGCCCTCGCCCGCCAACTGGGCGGCGACGGCCAGTGGCAGCCCACCGTGGGCCTCTCCGTGCTGGTCGCCTGGACCACCGACGCGCCCCGGCTGCTCTTCGCCCTCTTCCTGCCCGCCGACGGCGCCTTCGTCCAGGTGCTGGGCTGGGCCAGCTGGCTGCTCTGCGCCGGACTGATGACCACCATGGTCCGCCGCGTCCACGACCTGCCCTGGGGCAAGGCCGCCGGCGCCGCCGCCCTCCAGTTGATCGCCCTGCTGATCCTGATCAAGCTGCCCACCCTGAGCTGA
- a CDS encoding LppU/SCO3897 family protein — translation MTTPTPPAASADDTPRNRRRRGRKPLVAVATVVVATAAWFGVRYALADEPVHAAVGDCVHITGGQADPEVSLVPCAESTADYTVVRVVKNTVETGACNNLSDTALVQRRGSDTSVLCLNEHARK, via the coding sequence ATGACCACTCCGACGCCGCCGGCCGCATCGGCCGACGACACCCCCCGCAACCGCCGCCGCCGGGGCAGGAAGCCCCTCGTCGCGGTCGCCACCGTGGTGGTGGCGACCGCGGCGTGGTTCGGCGTCCGCTACGCCCTCGCCGACGAACCCGTCCACGCGGCGGTCGGCGACTGCGTCCATATCACCGGAGGCCAAGCCGATCCCGAGGTGTCCCTGGTGCCGTGCGCCGAATCCACCGCCGACTACACCGTGGTCCGGGTCGTGAAGAACACGGTCGAGACCGGCGCCTGCAACAACCTCTCGGACACCGCCCTCGTCCAGCGGCGGGGCAGCGACACCTCTGTGCTCTGCCTCAACGAGCACGCCAGGAAGTGA
- a CDS encoding alanyl-tRNA editing protein yields MPLPTASTQVSFPAGSVQGRSAVVAVHDLGDGRYGIATEATPFHPLDHTWPDQPADTGTLTVAGAELPVVDCLTGAVGPDADALAVGADIPVRRGEDGWAWLVLHVVESQPLPDGGTLGDLLGAEAELRVDAERRAALSAAHTGCHLLALALNAALAPRWRKDPGRSDAFGHPDFDSLAMSSSRMDTAASTDVYRLGKSLRKKGFTADATDGLPALAEALPALTQSVNEQLAAWIEADAAVRIEVPGPELTARRRWACDLPAGTAAIFCGGTHLHHLGELAALSTELRLSEDGSELTAVTTPKRR; encoded by the coding sequence ATGCCCCTCCCCACCGCCTCCACCCAGGTCAGCTTCCCGGCCGGCTCGGTGCAGGGCCGCTCGGCGGTCGTCGCCGTCCACGACCTGGGCGACGGCCGGTACGGCATCGCCACCGAGGCCACGCCGTTCCACCCGCTCGACCACACCTGGCCCGACCAGCCCGCCGACACCGGCACGCTCACCGTGGCCGGCGCCGAGCTGCCCGTGGTGGACTGCCTGACCGGCGCCGTGGGACCGGATGCGGACGCCCTCGCGGTGGGCGCCGACATCCCGGTACGGCGCGGCGAGGACGGCTGGGCCTGGCTGGTGCTGCATGTGGTGGAGTCGCAGCCGCTGCCGGACGGCGGCACCCTGGGCGACCTGCTCGGGGCGGAGGCCGAGCTGCGCGTCGACGCGGAACGCCGCGCCGCGCTCTCCGCCGCCCACACCGGCTGCCATCTGCTGGCCCTGGCCCTCAACGCCGCCCTGGCACCCCGCTGGCGCAAGGACCCCGGCCGCAGCGACGCCTTCGGCCACCCGGACTTCGACAGCCTCGCGATGTCCTCCTCGCGGATGGACACCGCCGCCAGCACCGACGTCTACCGCCTCGGCAAGTCACTGCGGAAGAAGGGCTTCACCGCCGACGCCACCGACGGGCTCCCCGCCCTCGCCGAGGCGCTGCCCGCCCTCACCCAGTCGGTCAATGAGCAGCTCGCCGCCTGGATCGAGGCCGACGCCGCCGTACGCATCGAGGTCCCCGGCCCGGAACTCACCGCCCGCCGCCGCTGGGCCTGCGACCTGCCCGCCGGTACCGCCGCCATCTTCTGCGGCGGCACCCATCTGCACCACCTCGGCGAACTCGCCGCCCTCAGCACCGAACTGCGGCTCTCCGAGGACGGCAGCGAGCTGACGGCGGTCACCACGCCGAAGCGGCGCTGA
- the dcd gene encoding dCTP deaminase has product MLLSDKDIRAEIDKGRVVIDPYDPAMVQPSSIDVRLDRFFRVFENHRYPHIDPSVEQPDLTRLVEPEGDDAFILHPGEFVLASTYEVVTLPDDIASRLEGKSSLGRLGLLTHSTAGFIDPGFSGHVTLELSNVATLPIKLYPGMKIGQLCMFRLTSPAEHAYGSERYGSRYQGQRGPTPSRSYLNFHRTPL; this is encoded by the coding sequence GTGCTGCTCTCAGACAAGGACATCAGGGCCGAGATCGACAAGGGCCGCGTGGTCATCGACCCGTACGACCCGGCGATGGTCCAGCCGTCCAGCATCGACGTCCGGCTGGACCGCTTCTTCCGGGTCTTCGAGAACCACCGCTACCCGCACATCGACCCCTCCGTGGAGCAGCCGGACCTGACCCGGCTGGTCGAGCCGGAGGGGGATGACGCGTTCATCCTGCATCCGGGTGAGTTTGTGCTGGCGTCCACGTACGAGGTGGTCACGCTGCCGGACGACATCGCCTCCCGGCTGGAGGGGAAGTCGAGCCTGGGGCGGCTGGGGCTGCTGACGCACTCGACGGCAGGGTTCATCGACCCGGGGTTCAGCGGGCACGTCACGCTGGAGCTGTCCAATGTGGCGACGCTGCCGATCAAGCTCTACCCGGGGATGAAGATCGGCCAGCTGTGCATGTTCCGGCTGACCTCGCCGGCCGAGCACGCGTACGGGTCGGAGCGCTATGGGTCGCGGTACCAGGGGCAGCGGGGGCCGACGCCGTCGCGCTCGTACCTGAACTTCCACCGCACGCCGCTCTGA
- a CDS encoding helix-turn-helix domain-containing protein, which produces MSKETDIGTGARIAALRRTHHLSQRALADRAHVSASLLTKVESGAKPASPAFIAACARALGVDAPALTGQPYLGAMERDQLHDLAEPIEAALDLYDLPPDESVRPRPLPALRAAVREANRKAQAAQYRVVASGLPALLAELHAAAHLCTGSEQVEAWGLLAEGYRLGHSFGISQGMTGLSAQALARMDWAAQRAGDREPGLRAAREYLRITAYLRNGDYAACRRLNDKGVRHLGGSDAVTPGALVARGQLHLGASVIAARTGDRDAMQAHLDEAERLAKAIGEGSWETFWFGFGPTNVQVHRVMTQVEAGEYGKAVEAAEGLRFPTGWLPSRIGHHHIDMARAYQWMNRPAESLEELRKAQRVAPQQARYHPSVRETVSALVRAEPRRTDTLSSFAAWVGV; this is translated from the coding sequence ATGTCCAAGGAGACGGACATTGGCACGGGCGCACGGATTGCGGCTCTGCGGCGGACCCACCACTTGAGCCAGCGCGCCCTTGCTGATCGGGCGCATGTGTCCGCCAGCCTGCTGACCAAGGTGGAGTCGGGTGCGAAACCGGCGTCGCCGGCCTTCATCGCGGCGTGTGCGCGGGCGCTGGGGGTGGATGCTCCCGCGTTGACGGGGCAGCCCTACCTGGGCGCCATGGAGCGCGATCAGCTGCACGACCTGGCGGAGCCCATCGAGGCTGCGCTGGACCTGTACGACCTGCCACCGGACGAGTCTGTTCGGCCTCGGCCGCTGCCGGCGCTGCGGGCTGCTGTCCGGGAGGCGAACCGCAAGGCGCAGGCTGCCCAGTACCGGGTCGTGGCTTCGGGGCTGCCGGCGCTCTTGGCCGAACTGCACGCCGCCGCTCATCTCTGCACGGGCTCGGAGCAGGTCGAGGCGTGGGGGCTGCTTGCGGAGGGCTACCGGCTGGGGCACTCCTTTGGCATCTCGCAGGGCATGACGGGCCTGTCCGCGCAGGCGCTGGCCCGGATGGACTGGGCGGCGCAGCGGGCGGGGGACCGTGAGCCCGGGCTGCGGGCGGCGCGGGAGTACCTGAGGATCACCGCCTACCTGCGCAACGGCGACTACGCGGCCTGCCGGAGGCTCAACGACAAGGGCGTCCGGCATCTCGGCGGCAGCGACGCGGTCACCCCGGGGGCGCTGGTGGCCCGCGGCCAACTCCACCTGGGCGCCTCGGTGATCGCGGCCCGCACCGGCGACCGCGACGCGATGCAGGCCCACCTGGACGAGGCCGAGCGGCTGGCCAAGGCGATCGGCGAGGGCAGCTGGGAGACGTTCTGGTTTGGCTTCGGGCCGACCAACGTCCAGGTACATCGCGTGATGACCCAGGTGGAGGCGGGCGAGTACGGAAAAGCGGTGGAGGCGGCCGAGGGACTGCGCTTCCCCACCGGATGGCTGCCCAGCAGGATCGGCCACCACCACATCGACATGGCCCGCGCCTACCAGTGGATGAACCGGCCGGCCGAGTCCCTGGAGGAGCTCAGGAAGGCCCAGCGGGTCGCACCACAGCAGGCGCGCTATCACCCATCGGTGCGGGAGACGGTCTCGGCACTGGTCCGGGCCGAGCCTCGGCGTACGGACACGCTGTCGAGCTTCGCCGCCTGGGTCGGCGTGTAG